A genome region from Brassica oleracea var. oleracea cultivar TO1000 chromosome C2, BOL, whole genome shotgun sequence includes the following:
- the LOC106326596 gene encoding codeine O-demethylase-like isoform X1, with protein sequence MSNDVYAPVRYTTSLKDGLDKTQFWRIFLKHYAHPLHRWIHLWPQNPLEYREKIGKFCEEVRILSLEIMGAITESLGLGRDYMSSRMSENGMQVMAVNCYPPCPDPKTALGLPPHSDYSCITILLQNLTGLEIFDLTAHGGSGRWVHVPEVKGVLKVHIGDHVEVLSNGLYKSVLHKVTLNEEKTRISLASLHSLGMDDKMSVPCQLVNDENPVRYRESSFNDFLGFLVKNDISQGDRFIDTLRIKD encoded by the exons ATGTCGAACGATGTGTATGCACCAGTTAGGTACACTACGAGTCTAAAGGACGGTTTGGACAAGACCCAATTTTGGAGGATATTTCTAAAGCACTATGCACATCCTCTCCATCGTTGGATTCACCTCTGGCCTCAAAACCCACTTGAATACAG GGAAAAAATAGGAAAGTTTTGCGAGGAGGTGAGGATTCTATCTCTCGAGATAATGGGAGCAATAACGGAGAGCCTAGGACTAGGAAGAGACTACATGTCTTCTCGGATGAGCGAAAACGGCATGCAAGTCATGGCCGTTAACTGTTATCCACCGTGTCCGGACCCTAAGACGGCGCTAGGACTGCCGCCACATTCAGACTACAGTTGCATCACCATCCTTCTACAGAACTTGACTGGTCTCGAGATCTTTGATCTGACGGCTCACGGTGGCTCTGGCCGCTGGGTTCATGTCCCAGAAGTCAAAGGTGTACTCAAG GTACATATTGGTGACCATGTCGAGGTGCTAAGCAATGGATTATACAAGAGCGTCCTTCATAAAGTTACTCTGAACGAAGAGAAGACGAGAATCTCCCTCGCGAGCTTGCATAGCTTGGGTATGGACGATAAGATGAGCGTACCGTGCCAATTGGTTAACGATGAAAACCCGGTTCGGTATAGAGAGAGCAGTTTTAATGATTTTCTTGGTTTCCTTGTCAAGAATGACATCTCTCAAGGGGATAGGTTCATTGACACTCTTAGAATCAAGGACTGA
- the LOC106326596 gene encoding codeine O-demethylase-like isoform X2, whose amino-acid sequence MDFINWTALALAREKIGKFCEEVRILSLEIMGAITESLGLGRDYMSSRMSENGMQVMAVNCYPPCPDPKTALGLPPHSDYSCITILLQNLTGLEIFDLTAHGGSGRWVHVPEVKGVLKVHIGDHVEVLSNGLYKSVLHKVTLNEEKTRISLASLHSLGMDDKMSVPCQLVNDENPVRYRESSFNDFLGFLVKNDISQGDRFIDTLRIKD is encoded by the exons ATGGACTTTATCAACTGGACCGCTCTAGCTTTAGCAAG GGAAAAAATAGGAAAGTTTTGCGAGGAGGTGAGGATTCTATCTCTCGAGATAATGGGAGCAATAACGGAGAGCCTAGGACTAGGAAGAGACTACATGTCTTCTCGGATGAGCGAAAACGGCATGCAAGTCATGGCCGTTAACTGTTATCCACCGTGTCCGGACCCTAAGACGGCGCTAGGACTGCCGCCACATTCAGACTACAGTTGCATCACCATCCTTCTACAGAACTTGACTGGTCTCGAGATCTTTGATCTGACGGCTCACGGTGGCTCTGGCCGCTGGGTTCATGTCCCAGAAGTCAAAGGTGTACTCAAG GTACATATTGGTGACCATGTCGAGGTGCTAAGCAATGGATTATACAAGAGCGTCCTTCATAAAGTTACTCTGAACGAAGAGAAGACGAGAATCTCCCTCGCGAGCTTGCATAGCTTGGGTATGGACGATAAGATGAGCGTACCGTGCCAATTGGTTAACGATGAAAACCCGGTTCGGTATAGAGAGAGCAGTTTTAATGATTTTCTTGGTTTCCTTGTCAAGAATGACATCTCTCAAGGGGATAGGTTCATTGACACTCTTAGAATCAAGGACTGA
- the LOC106326234 gene encoding oleosin-B2-like — protein MLSFLISLLDIIKLVIASATFLFFLAFSGLTFAGSAVALVVSTPLFIIFSPILVPVTISTTLLASGLAAGTSLGMTAIGLIMRLIKPAGGTSLLFSSPTPLNLVTYSGQFEGSVLGKTYTGTFDNKSGGGIKWTVTWGSRTFSGTIPLPAAAAPAAAPAAPAAEAAPAAAPAAPPAW, from the exons ATGTTGTCTTTTCTAATCTCATTGTTGGACATTATTAAGCTTGTTATTGCTTCCGCGACCTTCTTATTCTTCTTAGCCTTTTCCGGTCTAACATTCGCTGGTTCAGCCGTGGCATTAGTTGTATCCACACCGCTTTTCATCATATTCAGCCCGATTCTCGTACCCGTGACTATATCCACTACTCTCCTAGCCTCCGGGCTTGCGGCCGGTACCAGCCTCGGAATGACCGCCATTGGACTCATCATGAGACTCATTAA GCCTGCGGGAGGAACTTCGTTGCTTTTTTCATCCCCAACACCGTTGAATTTGGTAACATATTCAGGTCAATTCGAGGGATCGGTGTTAGGAAAAACATATACTGGAACATTCGATAATAAATCGGGAGGTGGAATTAAATGGACTGTGACTTGGGGTAGTCGAACTTTTTCTGGAACAATCCCATTACCAGCGGCTGCTGCACCTGCTGCTGCTCCTGCTGCACCTGCTGCTGAAGCTGCACCAGCTGCTGCTCCTGCTGCACCTCCCGCGTGGTAG